The proteins below are encoded in one region of Malaclemys terrapin pileata isolate rMalTer1 chromosome 8, rMalTer1.hap1, whole genome shotgun sequence:
- the RGS16 gene encoding regulator of G-protein signaling 16 — MCRGLAALSTCLERAKQLKTRLGILLHKPELGHEAESFSTSEQGTKLRNSSEEVLEWKKSFDHLLKSKSGVATFHAFLKTEFSEENLEFWLACEEFKKSRSKTKLSSKAHRIFKEFVQNEAPKEVNIDHETREITQKNLTAATSSCFDAAQAKTRTLMEKDSYPRFLKSTSYQDLTEQITSHSTSKRLHT, encoded by the exons ATGTGCCGGGGTTTAGCTGCACTTTCCACCTGCTTGGAAAG AGCCAAACAACTCAAGACTCGTTTAGGGATCCTGCTTCATAAGCCAGAGTTGGGACATGAGGCTGAGAGCTTCAGCACGTCTGAGCAGGGCACCAAACTGAG AAACTCCTCAGAGGAAGTACTAGAATGGAAGAAGTCCTTTGATCACCTGCTGAAGAGTAAAA GTGGGGTGGCTACATTCCATGCCTTCCTGAAGACAGAGTTCAGTGAGGAGAACCTTGAGTTTTGGTTGGCTTGTGAGGAGTTCAAAAAGTCCCGGTCAAAAACTAAACTGTCATCCAAGGCCCACAGGATCTTTAAGGAgtttgttcaaaatgaagcacCTAAAGAG GTGAATATTGACCATGAAACCAGAGAAATAACCCAGAAGAACCTGACAGCTGCTACTTCTTCTTGTTTCGATGCTGCACAGGCAAAAACCCGCACTTTGATGGAGAAGGATTCCTATCCCAGGTTCCTGAAATCTACCTCCTACCAGGACTTGACAGAGCAAATCACCAGCCATAGCACCAGCAAGCGGTTGCATACCTGA